A window of Blastomonas sp. SL216 contains these coding sequences:
- the wecB gene encoding UDP-N-acetylglucosamine 2-epimerase (non-hydrolyzing), whose amino-acid sequence MARRIAVIFGTRPEAIKLFPVVAALKAAPGLEPVVLVTGQHREMLDQVLEIAGLVPDHDLALMQPGQSLDEISARLLTGIGSVLDAEKPDMVIVQGDTATAMCGALAAYYRKIPVAHVEAGLRSGNIYHPWPEEVNRKIIGSFADLHFAPTETAANALRREAVDEAKILVTGNTVIDALHWVTDKLAADPGQANVIAPVEQCFAGKRIIGVTTHRRENFGTGMDDIAHAIRDLAARDDVAIIFPVHLNPQVRAAMLPILGGLDNVALLEPLDYLNFTRLLQIAELMLTDSGGVQEEAPALGKPVLVMRDTTERPEGVAAGTARLVGTDRATIIAEATRLLDDPAAYAAMAQAHNPFGDGQSSARICAAISAWFAPAAL is encoded by the coding sequence ATGGCACGGCGTATCGCAGTCATCTTCGGCACCCGGCCAGAGGCGATCAAGCTGTTCCCTGTGGTGGCAGCGCTCAAGGCCGCGCCGGGGCTCGAACCCGTGGTGCTGGTTACCGGCCAGCATCGCGAGATGCTCGACCAGGTGCTGGAGATTGCCGGGCTGGTCCCCGATCATGACCTGGCCCTGATGCAGCCGGGCCAGAGCCTCGACGAGATCAGCGCCCGCCTGCTCACCGGGATCGGCAGCGTACTCGACGCCGAAAAGCCCGACATGGTGATCGTGCAGGGCGATACCGCGACCGCGATGTGCGGCGCGCTCGCCGCCTATTATCGCAAAATTCCGGTTGCGCATGTCGAGGCGGGTCTGCGCTCGGGCAATATCTATCATCCCTGGCCCGAAGAGGTGAACCGCAAGATCATCGGCAGTTTTGCCGACCTGCATTTCGCCCCGACCGAGACCGCCGCGAATGCGCTGCGCCGCGAGGCGGTGGACGAGGCGAAGATTCTGGTCACTGGCAACACCGTGATCGACGCGCTGCACTGGGTGACCGACAAGCTCGCCGCCGATCCGGGCCAGGCGAACGTGATCGCGCCCGTCGAACAGTGCTTTGCGGGCAAGCGGATCATCGGCGTCACCACGCACCGGCGCGAGAATTTCGGCACCGGGATGGACGATATCGCACATGCCATCCGTGACCTGGCCGCGCGCGACGATGTCGCGATCATCTTCCCGGTGCACCTCAACCCGCAGGTGCGCGCGGCTATGCTGCCGATCCTGGGCGGGCTGGACAATGTCGCACTGCTCGAACCGCTCGATTATCTGAACTTCACCCGGCTGCTGCAGATTGCCGAACTCATGCTGACCGATAGCGGCGGGGTGCAGGAAGAGGCGCCGGCTCTGGGCAAGCCGGTGCTGGTGATGCGCGACACGACCGAGCGGCCTGAGGGCGTCGCGGCGGGCACCGCCAGGCTTGTCGGCACCGACCGCGCGACGATCATCGCCGAAGCGACCCGGCTGCTCGATGATCCGGCAGCCTATGCCGCGATGGCACAGGCGCATAACCCCTTTGGCGACGGGCAGAGTTCGGCGCGCATCTGCGCCGCGATCAGCGCCTGGTTTGCGCCTGCCGCGCTATAG
- a CDS encoding LytTR family DNA-binding domain-containing protein: protein MKTQAVRGLVIGLAAAVVLAYLGALGTQDAPFVQRLAYWGAVILPGSLLGLAITTLVRSWGGLLRHRWLEAGLVALLISIPHSFVVIVVSALFFGIGMITPMVVLQFWLAVLMIALVLAAINYLASTDQAQDSMPMATAAPAGPESGPPLPAPAAPSAAACDAIPALLAEKLPHRLRAGRLLAIEAEDHYLRVHTDLGSDLVLMRMADACALLEGSNGARVHRSWWIARSAIRTVRQQSGRMELDLADGLVAPVSRAMQPVLRREGWL from the coding sequence GTGAAAACGCAGGCGGTTCGCGGGCTGGTCATCGGTCTCGCAGCGGCGGTGGTGCTGGCCTATCTCGGCGCGCTGGGCACGCAGGATGCGCCCTTTGTCCAGCGCCTGGCCTATTGGGGGGCGGTGATCCTGCCGGGATCGCTGCTGGGCCTGGCCATCACCACCCTGGTGCGCAGCTGGGGCGGGCTCCTCCGCCACCGCTGGCTCGAGGCGGGGCTGGTGGCGCTGCTCATCTCGATCCCGCACAGCTTTGTCGTGATCGTGGTCAGCGCGCTGTTCTTCGGCATCGGCATGATCACGCCGATGGTCGTGCTGCAATTCTGGCTGGCGGTGCTGATGATTGCGCTGGTGCTGGCGGCGATCAACTATCTGGCTTCGACCGATCAAGCTCAAGACTCCATGCCTATGGCGACCGCTGCCCCTGCAGGTCCCGAATCCGGTCCGCCCTTGCCGGCACCGGCCGCGCCATCAGCCGCCGCGTGCGATGCCATCCCGGCGCTGCTCGCCGAAAAGCTGCCGCATCGGTTGCGCGCAGGCCGGTTGCTGGCGATCGAGGCGGAGGACCATTATCTGCGCGTGCATACCGATCTGGGCAGCGATCTGGTGCTGATGCGCATGGCCGATGCCTGCGCGCTGCTCGAGGGCAGCAACGGCGCGCGGGTGCATCGCAGCTGGTGGATCGCGCGCAGCGCCATCCGCACGGTGCGCCAGCAATCGGGCCGGATGGAGCTGGACCTTGCAGACGGGCTGGTTGCCCCGGTCTCCAGAGCGATGCAGCCGGTGCTGCGCCGCGAGGGCTGGCTATAG
- a CDS encoding DUF2141 domain-containing protein, with product MKALYLAATFALATAGCGTAWAETAAATPAGVATLTVTFEQIEAPSGQILLSLYDSEAAHDAGGKPVRAAMAEVDGQNVTVSFEGLAPGRYAIKAFHDVDGDGKMKTNPFGMPLEPFAFSNNARPEGGPARWQASSFAVAAGANATRIAIQ from the coding sequence ATGAAAGCCCTGTATCTCGCCGCCACGTTTGCGCTCGCCACCGCCGGATGCGGCACTGCCTGGGCCGAGACTGCCGCTGCCACCCCGGCAGGCGTCGCCACGCTCACCGTCACCTTCGAGCAGATCGAGGCCCCGTCGGGCCAGATCCTGCTGAGCCTTTACGACAGCGAGGCCGCGCATGATGCTGGCGGCAAGCCGGTACGCGCCGCGATGGCCGAGGTCGACGGCCAGAACGTGACCGTCAGCTTCGAAGGCCTGGCGCCCGGTCGTTATGCCATCAAGGCGTTTCACGATGTCGATGGCGATGGCAAGATGAAGACCAACCCGTTCGGCATGCCGCTGGAGCCCTTTGCCTTTTCGAACAATGCCCGGCCCGAAGGCGGCCCTGCGCGCTGGCAGGCCTCAAGCTTTGCCGTGGCCGCCGGTGCCAACGCCACCCGCATCGCCATCCAGTAA
- a CDS encoding carotenoid oxygenase family protein: protein MNRRDLLIGGGLAALGTLVPATARAAAAAAARPDWTLGVTDVLEDIAARPLRRIHGRTPDLAGTLYRNGPARFRRGASASGHWFDGDGLVRAWRLRGNEASLAARFVDTPKRRLEEKLGRIVQPGFGTLPQPGAEVGNSDDTNAANTHVIAAGGKLLALWEAGSATAMDPNTLDTIGQVTFRDDLKHMPFLAHPRIEPDGRIWNIGSGGSAAYVWRLSRDGAFEAGEMVQLPMASYIHDFTATARHLVILCQPWVAGAMRLPFSQSLSWQPERGSKVLVIDKDDLSRRRVYDLPPQAFFHLGDAWEEKDGTIRFDGCFHKDPSFAILGAPGLVEGRYEHSEEPELTLVALRPDGRATLTPAGITAEFPRNAPERAGLPRSATVYVGGYSGDRPFARSVGSWDWVKGRADSFDFGPRQLVEEFVPAGPQHLIGTTLNLDARATELHVFDARRIADGPVTSWRSDVALPLSFHGSWVA, encoded by the coding sequence ATGAACCGCCGCGACCTTCTGATCGGTGGAGGCCTGGCTGCGCTGGGCACGCTGGTCCCCGCCACCGCCCGCGCCGCTGCCGCTGCTGCTGCCAGGCCCGACTGGACCCTGGGCGTGACCGATGTGCTGGAGGATATCGCCGCCAGACCGCTCCGCCGCATCCATGGCCGCACGCCCGATCTTGCAGGCACGCTCTATCGCAACGGCCCGGCGCGGTTCCGCCGGGGGGCGAGCGCATCGGGCCATTGGTTCGATGGCGATGGGCTGGTGCGCGCCTGGCGGCTGCGCGGCAACGAGGCGAGCTTGGCCGCACGCTTTGTCGATACGCCCAAAAGGCGGCTCGAGGAAAAGCTCGGCCGCATCGTGCAGCCCGGCTTCGGCACCCTGCCCCAGCCCGGCGCGGAGGTCGGCAATTCGGATGACACCAATGCCGCCAATACGCATGTGATCGCCGCCGGCGGCAAGCTGCTCGCCTTGTGGGAGGCAGGCTCTGCCACCGCGATGGACCCGAACACGCTCGACACGATCGGCCAGGTCACATTTCGCGACGATCTGAAGCACATGCCGTTCCTCGCGCATCCACGCATCGAGCCCGATGGACGCATCTGGAACATCGGTTCGGGCGGGTCTGCCGCCTATGTCTGGCGGCTGTCGCGCGACGGCGCGTTCGAGGCGGGCGAAATGGTCCAGCTGCCGATGGCGAGCTATATCCACGATTTCACCGCGACCGCGCGCCACCTTGTCATCCTGTGCCAGCCCTGGGTTGCAGGAGCGATGCGCCTGCCATTCTCGCAGAGCCTGTCATGGCAGCCCGAACGCGGATCGAAGGTACTGGTGATCGACAAGGACGACCTGTCGCGCCGCCGCGTCTATGATCTGCCGCCGCAGGCCTTTTTCCATCTGGGCGATGCCTGGGAGGAAAAGGATGGCACGATCCGCTTCGATGGCTGCTTCCACAAGGACCCGAGCTTTGCGATCCTGGGCGCGCCGGGGCTGGTCGAGGGGCGATACGAGCATAGCGAGGAGCCCGAGCTGACCCTGGTCGCGCTGCGCCCCGATGGCCGCGCCACGCTGACGCCAGCCGGGATCACGGCGGAGTTTCCGCGCAACGCGCCCGAACGGGCCGGGCTGCCGCGATCGGCAACGGTCTATGTCGGCGGCTATAGCGGTGACCGGCCCTTTGCGCGCAGTGTCGGCAGCTGGGACTGGGTCAAGGGCCGCGCCGATTCCTTCGATTTCGGCCCGCGCCAGCTGGTCGAGGAGTTCGTGCCCGCAGGCCCGCAGCATCTGATCGGCACGACGCTCAACCTCGATGCCCGCGCCACCGAACTGCATGTATTCGACGCCCGGCGCATCGCTGATGGTCCGGTGACCAGCTGGCGCAGCGATGTCGCGCTGCCGCTGAGCTTCCATGGCAGCTGGGTGGCATGA
- the asd gene encoding archaetidylserine decarboxylase (Phosphatidylserine decarboxylase is synthesized as a single chain precursor. Generation of the pyruvoyl active site from a Ser is coupled to cleavage of a Gly-Ser bond between the larger (beta) and smaller (alpha chains). It is an integral membrane protein.): MASGFVTLQHLLPQQALSRLAGRVAASEQPWLRDLLIRRFAAAYDVDMADAARSIGQFRSFNDFFTRELKPGARPLADAAQHILSPADGQVSQAGIIADGRIVQAKGRSYTVAQLLGDDSDGWRRFDGGQFATIYLSPRDYHRVHMPAAGTLQSTTYLPGKLFSVSQSTAEGVDALFARNERLACLFSGPDGGFASVMVGAMIVAGIDTVWPHRFCDHESAPVHEDFADHRHAFNAGDEMGRFYLGSTVVLLFEPGRVAWRDNLVPGTKLRMGEAIGQRLSAG; the protein is encoded by the coding sequence ATGGCCTCTGGCTTTGTCACCCTGCAACATCTGCTGCCCCAGCAGGCCCTGTCCCGGCTGGCCGGGCGGGTGGCGGCCAGCGAGCAACCCTGGCTGCGCGACCTGCTGATCCGGCGCTTTGCCGCGGCCTATGACGTCGACATGGCCGACGCCGCGCGCAGCATCGGCCAGTTCCGCAGCTTCAACGACTTTTTCACGCGCGAACTGAAGCCCGGCGCGCGTCCGCTTGCCGATGCCGCGCAGCATATCCTGAGCCCCGCAGACGGCCAGGTCAGCCAGGCGGGCATCATTGCCGACGGGCGCATCGTCCAGGCCAAGGGCCGCAGCTATACGGTGGCGCAGCTGCTCGGCGATGACAGCGACGGTTGGCGCAGGTTCGATGGCGGGCAGTTCGCCACCATCTATCTCAGCCCGCGCGATTACCACCGGGTCCACATGCCGGCAGCCGGGACGCTGCAATCGACGACCTATCTTCCCGGCAAGCTGTTCTCGGTCAGCCAGAGCACAGCAGAAGGCGTCGACGCGCTGTTCGCGCGCAACGAGCGGCTCGCCTGTCTGTTCTCGGGCCCCGACGGCGGGTTCGCCAGCGTGATGGTCGGCGCGATGATCGTCGCGGGGATCGACACGGTCTGGCCGCACCGCTTTTGCGACCATGAAAGCGCGCCGGTGCATGAGGATTTTGCCGATCACCGTCACGCCTTCAATGCGGGCGACGAGATGGGCCGGTTCTATCTGGGCTCCACCGTGGTGCTGCTGTTCGAACCGGGCCGTGTGGCCTGGCGCGACAACCTCGTGCCCGGCACCAAGCTCCGCATGGGCGAGGCGATCGGGCAGCGGCTGTCTGCCGGTTGA
- a CDS encoding PepSY-associated TM helix domain-containing protein has product MTKVKTRTAFLSPDIVRAVLKGHSSLGLAFAALLYLVCLTGTIAVFANEYQRWENPQAERMETLSAQATQAAYRAALDRAKGPVEHVFILMPSEDRPWPTLRVDGADGSQTNWIADSTGRITGESREGWTKFITRLHINLHLPQSWGIFIVGLTGVALLSSLISGVLAHPRIFRDAFHLRLGGSRRLQEADLHNRIGVWALPFHLTVSLTGALLGLSSIIIGAIGLAVFQGDTAKVYAIFTPPSPPENARPAPPVDVQPLFARVTAQSPEGRISYLFVEHPTEMGAAVLFEVADGSSRLADTDSYAFDRQGRLYHAQKAAANNVGEQILGSLGRLHFGWYGGTIIKMAYALLGLGLSYLAAGGVHIWLARRRDKGRPAPGWERLWTATVWGQPLGLACAAWAGLFSPAVPALIAVWGAVSLVALASSAVLSPAMLSRIGRGATGALLVTLAIAHPVLIGQADPVALIVDAALGLIGIGLVASVIAPSLVLRRPLASG; this is encoded by the coding sequence ATGACAAAGGTAAAGACACGCACAGCTTTCCTGTCGCCCGATATCGTGCGCGCGGTGCTCAAGGGGCATAGCAGCCTGGGGCTGGCCTTTGCCGCATTGCTCTATCTGGTCTGCCTGACCGGAACGATCGCGGTGTTCGCCAACGAATACCAGCGCTGGGAAAATCCGCAGGCAGAGCGCATGGAGACGCTCTCGGCGCAAGCCACCCAGGCTGCCTATCGCGCGGCCCTGGACCGCGCCAAAGGCCCGGTCGAGCATGTGTTCATCCTGATGCCCAGCGAGGACCGGCCCTGGCCAACGCTGCGGGTGGATGGCGCAGATGGCAGCCAGACCAACTGGATCGCCGACAGTACGGGGCGCATCACCGGTGAATCGCGCGAGGGCTGGACGAAATTCATCACCCGCCTGCACATCAACCTCCACCTGCCGCAAAGCTGGGGCATATTCATCGTCGGGCTGACCGGTGTCGCGCTGCTCTCCTCGCTCATCTCGGGCGTGCTCGCGCATCCGCGGATCTTCCGGGACGCCTTTCACCTGCGGCTGGGCGGCTCGCGGCGGCTGCAAGAGGCTGATCTGCACAACCGCATCGGCGTCTGGGCGCTGCCGTTTCACCTGACCGTCTCGCTCACCGGCGCGCTGCTCGGGCTGAGTTCGATCATCATCGGCGCGATCGGGCTGGCGGTATTCCAGGGCGATACCGCCAAGGTCTATGCCATTTTCACACCGCCCTCGCCGCCCGAAAACGCCCGGCCTGCCCCTCCGGTTGACGTGCAACCGTTGTTTGCGAGGGTGACCGCGCAGTCGCCCGAAGGCCGCATCAGCTATCTGTTCGTCGAGCATCCGACAGAAATGGGGGCGGCGGTGCTGTTCGAGGTCGCGGATGGGTCCTCGCGGCTGGCCGATACGGACAGCTATGCCTTTGATCGCCAGGGGCGGCTCTATCACGCGCAAAAGGCCGCCGCGAACAATGTGGGCGAGCAGATTCTGGGCTCGCTCGGACGGCTGCATTTCGGCTGGTATGGCGGCACCATCATCAAGATGGCCTATGCGCTGCTGGGTCTGGGGCTCAGCTATCTTGCTGCCGGGGGTGTGCATATCTGGCTGGCGCGCAGGCGCGACAAGGGCAGGCCCGCACCGGGCTGGGAAAGGCTGTGGACCGCGACGGTCTGGGGCCAGCCGCTCGGCCTTGCCTGCGCGGCATGGGCGGGACTGTTCAGCCCGGCGGTGCCAGCGCTGATCGCAGTCTGGGGCGCGGTGAGCCTCGTTGCGCTCGCCAGTTCGGCCGTGCTGTCACCGGCAATGCTGTCGCGGATCGGGCGTGGCGCAACCGGTGCGCTGCTCGTCACGCTCGCCATCGCCCATCCCGTGCTGATCGGTCAGGCAGATCCGGTGGCGCTGATCGTCGATGCAGCGCTCGGCCTGATCGGGATCGGGCTGGTCGCCAGCGTTATCGCGCCGTCATTGGTCCTGCGCAGGCCATTGGCCAGCGGCTGA